A window of Amphiura filiformis unplaced genomic scaffold, Afil_fr2py scaffold_51, whole genome shotgun sequence genomic DNA:
CCCTCACAGTACAATGTATGTATGCACACATTATATGCATGCCTGGCAATACCAATTTTGTATTCAGagccagtgtccgaaataaggaaaatatggaggttatcctgaggataactaaagcatgaattctgcttgtcctcaatacattttggttgtccccaacatgtgtcatacttttggaggtaaaatatagtggttgtccaggggataagtacatagctcaatatggttgtccccagtgatttttggacaagaggacaagaggataagtgcttatttcgaacactgttcaGAGCTATTTTAAGCCACACCCACCACATGGTGAGAGGTATGTGCACCAGTGCTCAAAATAAGCaattatcctcttgtcctcttgtccaaaaatcactggggacaatcATATTGAGCTGTGTACTTACATTTGTATCCCTGCACAACCATTAaattttacctccaaaatcatgatttataaaatataaaacttgacattaaattttgacttttgacttcatgttatatgtttgtttgttactTAGTTTACTTTATTGGTACATTGTATGTGGattggtatacatgtacatgtacttgtttTCTCACATTACTTCATTCATGCATTTATCTTTTTTTTATCAGACCAAGAAGCACCAGCAGAAGATGGAATGGATCTTAGGAAGCAAAAAGATTGAGTTTCAGAAGATTGATATAGCAGCTAGTGAAGAGGACAAAGCAAAGATGAGAGAGATTGTGGGAGATCCCAAAGCATTGGCACCTCAGATCGCAATTGATGACACATACTGTGGGGTAAGTCACCTGCGTGTCCAGGATCTATTTTCCTGTGAGGGGATGTGGTCGGCTCATTTTTTTTATGGGCCTACACATAAACAAAAATATTCGGAACCATCTTGCACGCGAAACTCGGTCAAGTGTTTAGAGTTGGGAACTTGGGACTTGTTTTAGTAAATTGTAAACAAGCGGGTTGTGTCAACTAGTTGCCTGGGGGGTGATGGAAAACTTTCTTGGGAAGTTGGGATGGTAGCGCGGAGTTATCGGAAATAAATAATGTCAAGTCAACTTTATTTATTGCACCAATAAAGTTGTTTTGATAGGTACGCATGGTTTTAATGTTACATATTTGTGACAATTTTCATACATATgtatttgtgaatattctgaatcatccaggtagatagataaattaaagattaaatatcaaactgatcatctggacttactattttttgaagttggctacagtatcacgtctcatccgAGACGCATCGTCAGGCCTAATGGGCTGGCGCTGAAGTGTTTACCCGTGACTCAGTTGGAGTGACGTCACGGGAGAGTCGTCGAGGAACCCGCTTGATCGCTGCGGGGGTCATATATATCATACATATGGATTTGCACCCAGGGCGTAATTTAGTGAAGACAATTCGTTTAGAAAATGTTTACCTTTGCTAGACTAGGTATGAATTTAatggaatattttcattttttttatttataggaTTATACAGCATTTGATGAAGCAGTTGAAAGCGAAGCGTTGGAGGAATTTCTAAAGGGGAAAAAGGACAAGGGgcaaaaagaggagaaagaagaACCAAAAGAGGAggattaaaaatgacatttaatcTCTCTAACCTTATAAACTCTTCTTATAAGGTGACCTATACACAAAATACGGAAGTGGGGACCTGGCTTAATGGATAAAGAGAAAAGATCATTTGTCAACAACCTAATCTAATCCTGCATTAGATTAGTTTTGAAATCATCAAAAAGTAAAAGTCAGACTTTCTCTCACAGGTAATACATGTCCATGTCTGGAAATTCATACATACATTGTACTAAACACTGTTGGATTGCCATAAGCGGTCTCTTTACATGTTCTAACAAGACCTTCTCCCTAACCAGTGACAAAAAATCAAACCATGATGGATTTGAAGCAAAGACCATCCACATGTGTGATGCTTCATTTTAAAAGTGATCCAATTGATTTATCCAAAACAAATTGCTGTAAATCATAATTTATCATCACTATATCTTTCAACTAACTGAAATACTCAACTGTTATGTACTTGTGAGAGAAATTGGCTTATAAATTGGTCACATCAAGGTTATTACATACATAGAATATGTTTTAAATCAtgatttttgttactttttatcagtattataatttgtatttagagatttaatttgtttttcaaaacacACAAATGTATATTAAAATACATCTGTTTTGCCCAAGGAATGGCTTCAAGACTGAGCAGCTGGTTGACAGCCAGCACCCTGTCAGAACAGTCAGTCTAGGGTTGGGGTTTGAAGTCATCCCTAGATAGAAATAAATTCTTCATTTATTTAAATGTAACATCTCAGTGTAGTCAAATAATTGATgttaaaaaagttgttttttaaaGTCAGCAAATGGGAAAAGTAAGTGTCCAAGATTCACAAGCTGTGATGTTGTTAAATACACatggcaaatattgcatttttttgtaCTCTTATCTGTATAATTTGCACAACTCTTGTGGACTTCATCCCGCTTAAGGTATCTGTTCATCATATTTTGAACTGCGAGGTACTATGATATATCTTCAAATGTCTACCCAACCACTGCTGTTGAATCTTGGTCACTCACTCCCCGCTTTCAGGTCCCCACTTCCAAGTTTATCATGTAGACATGTTTTGCATTGCTAATTTAATAGCAGTGTTTGTTATTGTGTACTCCCGCCTTATAAATCAAGCTACGTCAAAGTGTAAACttttaaccctctgagcactacctgctgatctaaaattgcctctgattggtcaattacatgatattttcactttaatcaccaatcagaatgagctttgcaaataattcactcaaattttttgtgtggtgaaattattctaacattgttgctgattgggcctattgataatgaaaacttccctTTGGCCAATCGgctggtagttctcatggggttaaatttctttttttatcaaaacaaaagtgAGAATTGTATACAAGTATGTATTGCAACATCACAATTTCAAATAATAAGTTTCAAACTTTGAATAACATGACATAAAACAGTTTGTAGCAATATTGTAAGCATTATTTCACAGCTTCCTAGATATAATGTGAACAGCAAGTTCAAAATGTACACTTTGAAGTAGCCAAGCCTTTTTCAAGCAAAGCTTCCAGGGTTGTTTGAGTTATCTGACAGGGACCAGACTTATGAGAAGAACTTTGGACATATAAAACTCTATTTTATGGAATCAGAATTGTAGGTGGTTCCTTTGAGAGTCAAAACATgttatgtttttaaattttcaggaAGTTGACCAAAGTTGAGAGGAAGGAAGTATAATTTGGAGCAAAGTTCACAGTTGTGCAATATGGCACGTACTTTGATTTTATTAAAACAATATCCAGTCATGGTGAACGTGGTCCCCTAATAGCAGCATAACATTTCCTTAAAGGGACACTCAGACCTACACTCAGGGTTCCcacagtccttgaaagtccttgaatttgaaaacacattttcaagGCATTGAagagtcctggaaatttgcacaaggtccttaaaagtccttgaaaattggaattttaccaaaattctaattttaacaaaatttggggagtggagaggagctgtcatcCATTAATATGcagctttttgtgttgtggtaagtccttgaaaatcatgcttttggaccttgaaaatCCTTGAAAAGTccatgaattttaaaggcttcaaggtgtggGAACTTTCTGATTATTTGCAtacatgtttatcatgtttacccACAAATGATTATTataacaatgatttcatattgaAAACCACATGCTGAGTTTCTTGTCCCCAGGGACAATAAAACTGTATGCATGCAAGGCAGCCAAATTCGGAAACCACGCTCAAAAGATTTCCTGAGTTCAAGCTTATACTGTAAACGCCAATATTTTCGCGGGAATATATTTTCACGGTTTCATGTATCATTGACAATTTCACGGGTTGTTAAATTCGCGGCTGTGGATATCTCCTCAATAGAATAACATAGTAAAATGCTTAATTATCATGTTTTCGCGGGGTTTTATTTTAACGGATGCCTCTTGATCAGCGAAATCCGCGAAAATTAAACCACCGCGAAAATGTCAGCGTATACAGTACTCTACACAGTCTGGTCCCTTGATATACTCAAATTTAACCCTGGTTATGATAGTCCCTTAGCTGTGCCAGTGGTTTCAAATGTAGTTGGACTATTCCaagtcgaaatccatacacccctatggaagacacaaccttaatcttccacacagggagtgtgaatttcaaatggagttgcctgaatgggtgattccatttgaaatctacacccctttgtgggatattaaggtcaggtcttccatagggggtgtagggatttcaagtGGACTAATCCATTATGAAGTTAGAACAGAGACCACTTGCTTGCTTTTTGTATAGgggctttctatgatattgaagAAGTAAAAAAACAATTGTTGCATTTTATATGTGACTAATATTATGTAGCCAAGAATGATATGGTAGTGTGAATTATAAAATTTCACAAAGAATGGATTTGTATGCCAATTTGGCACGATTTGTTACggataaataaattgaaaaaatgaataaaaatacagTCGCAGTA
This region includes:
- the LOC140144374 gene encoding SH3 domain-binding glutamic acid-rich-like protein 3: MSVKLYYTSVSSNVETKKHQQKMEWILGSKKIEFQKIDIAASEEDKAKMREIVGDPKALAPQIAIDDTYCGDYTAFDEAVESEALEEFLKGKKDKGQKEEKEEPKEED